The nucleotide window AGTACCAGGGCAAGGTGGCGCACCTGGATGAGCGCAAGCGCAAGCTCAACGTGGCGCACCTGATGTCGATGTCCACGGGGCTGGCGTGTGACGACGATGATGCGGAGTCACCGGGCAACGAGGACCGGCTCGAGGACTCCGTCCCGGATTGGTACAAGTACACGTTGGATTTGCCCATGGTGTCGGAGCCGGGGACGAAGGGCGTGTACTGCTCGGCGAACATCAACCTGGTGGGCGGCGTGCTGCGCAACACCACGAAGCGGTGGATTCCGGAGTTCTTCACCGAGCACCTCGCCACGCCGCTCCAGATGCGCGACTACCACCTGGACCTGATGCCGGACGGCGAGCAGTACCTGGGTGGCGGCATCTACATGCGCCCGCGCGACGCGCTGAAGCTCGGGCAGCTCTATCTGTCCGGGGGCACGTGGAACGGGCGGCGCGTGGTGAGCAAGCGCTGGGTGGAGCAGTCCATCGCGAAGCACGCGACGATGAACGAGAAGCAGACCTACGGCTACACGTGGTGGCGTCACGAGCTGAAGGTCGGCGAGCGCGTGTTCTCCGAGTACGAGGCCTGCGGCAACGGAGGCCAGCTCGTGATGGTCGTCCCCGAGCTGGACCTCGTCGTGATGTTCACCGCGGGCAACTACAACCACGTCGCGCTCTGGCGGAAGTTCCGCGAGGAACTCCTGCCCCGCTTCATCATGGCCGCGGTGCGCTCCGGGAAGTGAGCGCGCCTCGACTCAGAGCGTGACGCCGTAGAGCGCGCCGTACTTCGTGTGCAGGTGCGCGAGGAAGTCCGCGTCGGTGAGCCCCTGCCCCGTCACCACGCGCATGCGCTCCTCGGCCGGCAGGCGGAAGCCGTGCCGGTGCACCCGCTCTCGCAGCCAGTCGCGAAGGGACAACATCTTCCCCTGTCGGAGCTGCGCATCCAGGTCCGGCAGCTCCCGCCCCGCGACGCGGTAGAGCGACGCCGCGTAGAGATTGCCCAGCGAGTACGTCGGGAAGTACCCCAGCTCGCCCCAGGCCCAGTGGATGTCCTGCAGTACGCCCTGCGTGTCATCCGGCGGCGTGACACCCAGGTAGCGCTCCATGCGCTCGTTCCACGCCGCGGGCACGTCGTCCAACGGGAGCGCGTCGCGCAGGAGCAACAGCTCCAGCTCGTAGCGCACGGCGATGTGCAGGTTGTACGTCACCTCGTCGGACTCGGTGCGGATGAGCGACGGCCGCACCTCGTTCACCACCGCGAGGAAGTCCTCCAGGTCCACGCCCTTCAGCGCCTCCGGGAAGCTGTCACGCAGCAGCGGGAAGTAGTGCTCCCAGAACGGCCAGCCTCGGCCCACCTGGTTCTCCCACAGCCGCGACTGCGACTCGTGCAGCCCCATCGAGGGAGACGCCGCAAGCGGCGTGCGGTGCAGCTCCGGCGCGAAGCCCTGCTCGAACAGCCCGTGCCCCGCTTCGTGGATGGTGCTGAAAATGGCCGACAGCGGATTCGACTCGTCCACGTGCGTGGTGAGCCGCACGTCCAGCGCATGCGTGCCGCCGGTGAACGGATGGATGCTCAAATCCTGCCGGCCCGCCTCCAGGTCGAAGCCGATGTCCTCCAGCAGCTTCAACGTGAAGCGCCACTGCGCGTCCTTGTCGAAGCGGCGCCCGTCGAACACGGGGCGAGGACGCTTCCCCGTCCCGGTCAGCTTCCCCACCATGGGCACCAGCTGCTCGCGCAGCGCCGTGAGCACCGGCGTCAGCCGGGAGACCCGCATGCCCGGCTCGTACCCCTCCAGCAGGGCGTCGTAACGCTCACCGTCATGCCCGTAGGCGTCCGCCTGCTCGCGGCGCAGGGACAACAGCCGCTGGAGCGCGGGCTGGAACCGGGCGAAGCGGCG belongs to Myxococcus fulvus and includes:
- a CDS encoding carboxypeptidase M32, whose amino-acid sequence is MDTWLLSRMQELKDLQGLIGLATWDQETYLPSKAGPARAQQLSTLQGLHHERLVDPRLGEALSKASTAPGLTEDEQAMVAVLQREREREVRVPAALVRALAEAQSHGLHAWREARKERRFARFQPALQRLLSLRREQADAYGHDGERYDALLEGYEPGMRVSRLTPVLTALREQLVPMVGKLTGTGKRPRPVFDGRRFDKDAQWRFTLKLLEDIGFDLEAGRQDLSIHPFTGGTHALDVRLTTHVDESNPLSAIFSTIHEAGHGLFEQGFAPELHRTPLAASPSMGLHESQSRLWENQVGRGWPFWEHYFPLLRDSFPEALKGVDLEDFLAVVNEVRPSLIRTESDEVTYNLHIAVRYELELLLLRDALPLDDVPAAWNERMERYLGVTPPDDTQGVLQDIHWAWGELGYFPTYSLGNLYAASLYRVAGRELPDLDAQLRQGKMLSLRDWLRERVHRHGFRLPAEERMRVVTGQGLTDADFLAHLHTKYGALYGVTL